Proteins from a single region of Acanthochromis polyacanthus isolate Apoly-LR-REF ecotype Palm Island chromosome 11, KAUST_Apoly_ChrSc, whole genome shotgun sequence:
- the pef1 gene encoding peflin, producing MSFHYGQGYPGGGNAPPGAQYGGAGGPYGHQPSAPYGGAAAGPTGAPYGGYGAPGHGGHYGHGPGGAPGGHYGGYGGQPHGGPGGYHAPAGNIPPGVNPEAYQWFQTVDTDRSGFINLKELKQALVNSNWSAFNDETCLMMINMFDKTRSGRIDLFGFSALWEFMQRWRALFQQYDRDRSGSISGAELHQALAQMGYNLSPQFSETLVQRFTFRGGRPGIQLDRFIQVCTQLQSMTQVFRERDTNMTGNVRLSYEDFLSGTISRLM from the exons ATGAGTTTCCACTACGGACAG GGCTATCCAGGAGGAGGCAACGCACCACCAGGTGCTCAGTATGGTGGAGCTGGGGGTCCCTATGGGCATCAGCCCTCAGCTCCATATggaggtgctgctgctggtccaACAGGAGCCCCTTATGGCGGTTATGGAGCCCCAGGTCATGGAGGGCACTATGGACATGGACCAGGTGGTGCCCCTGGTGGGCACTATGGAGGTTACGGGGGACAACCTCATGGAGGACCTGGCGGATATCATGCTCCTGCAG GTAATATCCCTCCTGGTGTTAATCCAGAGGCGTACCAGTGGTTCCAGACTGTTGACACGGACCGAAGTGGCTTCATCAACCTAAAGGAGCTGAAGCAGGCCCTTGTCAACTCTAACTGGTCTGCGTTTAATGACGAGACCTGCCTTATGATGATCA ACATGTTTGACAAGACGCGATCGGGTCGAATTGACCTGTTTGGTTTCTCGGCACTGTGGGAGTTCATGCAGCGGTGGAGAGCGTTGTTCCAGCAGTATGACAGAGACCGCTCAGGATCTATCAGTGGTGCCGAGTTACATCAAG CCCTCGCTCAAATGGGCTACAATCTCAGCCCCCAGTTTTCTGAGACGCTGGTGCAGCGTTTCACCTTCCGAGGCGGGCGACCCGGCATCCAGCTGGACCGCTTCATCCAGGTGTGCACTCAGCTCCAGAGCATGACGCAGGTGTTCAGGGAGAGAGACACGAACATGACGGGCAATGTTCGCCTCAGCTATGAGGATTTCCTCTCTGGTACCATCAGCAGGCTCATGTGA
- the gjb9b gene encoding gap junction protein beta 9b, translating into MNWSALEALLSGVNKYSTVFGRVWLSMVFVFRVMVFVVAAQRVWGDESKDFVCNTAQPGCNNVCYDSIFPISHIRLWALQLIFVTCPSLMVVGHVKYREKKDMQYTASHKGTHLYANPGKKRGGLWWTYLVSLIFKASFDAGFLYILYHIYDGYDMPRLSKCSLEPCPNTVDCYISRPTEKKIFTLFMVVSSAFCILMCICEMIYLICKRIQKLIRKKAEADRRMFAESHEMAPLAAPRSEYRSKASLRVDPTASIQNLTNIKTEEGPPPKK; encoded by the exons ATGAACTGGTCTGCACTTGAGGCGCTCCTCAGCGGGGTCAACAAATACTCCACCGTCTTCGGTCGGGTCTGGCTCTCGATGGTGTTCGTCTTTCGGGTCATGGTGTTCGTGGTGGCGGCCCAGCGAGTGTGGGGTGATGAGAGCAAAGACTTTGTTTGCAACACCGCCCAGCCGGGCTGCAACAACGTGTGCTACGACAGCATCTTCCCCATCTCCCACATCCGCCTGTGGGCCCTGCAGCTCATCTTCGTCACCTGTCCGTCACTGATGGTCGTCGGCCACGTCAAgtacagagagaagaaggaCATGCAGTACACCGCCTCCCACAAGGGCACCCATCTGTATGCCAACCCTGGGAAGAAACGTGGGGGGCTGTGGTGGACATACCTG GTGAGCCTGATTTTCAAGGCAAGCTTCGATGCTGGCTTCCTCTACATCCTGTACCACATCTACGATGGTTACGACATGCCCCGCTTGTCCAAGTGCTCCCTGGAGCCATGCCCCAACACAGTGGACTGCTACATATCCCGTCCCACAGAGAAAAAGATCTTCACCCTCTTCATGGTGGTCTCCTCTGCCTTCTGCATCCTCATGTGCATCTGTGAGATGATTTACCTCATCTGCAAACGCATCCAGAAGCTCATTAGGAAGAAGGCCGAAGCGGACAGGAGGATGTTTGCAGAGAGTCACGAGATGGCGCCACTGGCAGCGCCCAGGTCAGAGTACAGGTCCAAAGCATCACTCAGAGTGGATCCCACAGCATCCATCCAGAACCTCACCAACATCAAGACTGAGGAGGGACCGCCTCCTAAGAAGTAA
- the smim12 gene encoding small integral membrane protein 12 has translation MWPVVWTALRTYAPYVTFPVAFVVGAVGYHLEWFIRGTPKPREDEKGILELREERKLQEQVGMDSTQVLSLKEKLEFTPKAALNRNRAEKS, from the coding sequence ATGTGGCCTGTCGTGTGGACAGCGTTGCGGACCTACGCTCCGTATGTCACCTTCCCTGTGGCGTTTGTGGTCGGAGCAGTGGGATACCATCTGGAGTGGTTTATCAGAGGGACCCCCAAACCTCGGGAGGACGAGAAGGGCATCCTGGAACTCAGAGAGGAGCGAAAGCTGCAGGAACAAGTGGGCATGGACAGCACCCAGGTGCTCAGCCTGAAAGAGAAACTTGAGTTCACCCCTAAAGCAGCTCTAAACAGGAACCGAGCTGAAAAGAGCTAA
- the gja4 gene encoding gap junction protein alpha 4, translating into MSRADWSFLEHLLEEGQEYSTTVGRVWLTVLFLFRMLVLGTAAESAWDDEQADFVCNTLQPGCTAVCYDRAFPISHFRYFVLQVIFVSTPTIFYFAYVAVRAVKEKEKVEVKDEKQAEEGRSKKGGINAEEKEKEKSGGKGRKTDKPLPEVPKLKGRLLGAYAFSILFKVLLEVGFIVGLWFLYNGFVIEAKFECTGFPCPHTVDCFVSRPTEKTIFTIYTQVIAAISLLLNLIELLLLLQLAISHRLEKRYRVEYQDYLPRAEQEPARQQTPELQAELSEPYKAETHVKLPSQGAAVHYSNSCESYGDMAIEVNWGSGENGTDLLPSYVNCMGAMRTTHSPRVHYKKHTHHTGKNTKGVHKGHSKQKHYV; encoded by the coding sequence ATGTCCAGAGCTGACTGGTCCTTCCTGGAGCACCTGCTGGAGGAGGGCCAGGAGTATTCAACAACCGTGGGTCGTGTCTGGCTTACCGTACTCTTCCTGTTTCGCATGCTGGTACTCGGAACTGCTGCCGAATCTGCCTGGGATGACGAACAAGCCGACTTCGTCTGCAACACCCTCCAACCAGGATGCACCGCTGTCTGCTACGACAGAGCCTTCCCAATATCCCACTTCCGCTACTTTGTCCTCCAAGTCATATTTGTCTCCACGCCGACCATCTTCTACTTTGCATATGTGGCTGTGAGGGCTGtgaaggagaaggaaaaagtGGAGGTTAAGGATGAGAAGCAGGCAGAAGAAGGTCGAAGCAAGAAAGGGGGGATCAACgcagaagaaaaggagaaagaaaagagtgGTGGGAAAGGTAGAAAAACTGACAAACCTCTCCCTGAGGTGCCTAAACTGAAAGGGAGGCTGTTGGGTGCATATGCATTTAGCATCCTGTTCAAAGTCCTCCTAGAAGTTGGCTTTATTGTTGGCCTCTGGTTCCTTTACAACGGCTTCGTCATTGAAGCTAAGTTCGAGTGCACAGGGTTCCCGTGTCCTCATACAGTGGACTGCTTTGTCTCTCGGCCCACAGAGAAGACcatcttcaccatctacacTCAGGTGATCGCTGCCATCTCCCTGCTTCTCAACCTCATCGAGCTCCTCCTTTTGCTCCAGCTGGCCATCTCGCATCGGCTGGAGAAACGCTACCGAGTCGAGTACCAGGACTACCTACCTCGGGCTGAGCAGGAACCAGCGCGACAACAGACTCCAGAACTCCAAGCAGAGTTGTCAGAGCCTTATAAAGCAGAGACACATGTCAAACTTCCCTCACAGGGTGCAGCTGTCCACTACTCCAACTCCTGTGAGAGCTATGGGGACATGGCCATAGAGGTGAACTGGGGATCTGGAGAGAATGGGACCGACTTGCTTCCCAGTTATGTGAACTGCATGGGAGCTATGAGAACTACACATTCTCCTAGAGTTCATTATAAGAAGCATACACATCACACTGGGAAGAATACTAAGGGTGTCCATAAGGGAcactcaaaacaaaaacattatgtATGA